A region from the Candidatus Deferrimicrobiaceae bacterium genome encodes:
- a CDS encoding RlmE family RNA methyltransferase, translating to MYKRKDAFYVKAKKEGYRSRAAYKLLEFAGAEKVVAAGDFVIDAGAAPGGWSQVLLRLVGKGGKVAAVDILPMDPLPGGNFRFFPRDLADRALIAEIVAFFGRKADAIVSDAAPNTTGIPFTDQARSADLVRAVLALARETLREGGTFLAKIFEGAEADDVVKDLRRSFGEVRRIRPSATRKESFELYLLARGFRGS from the coding sequence GTGTACAAGAGGAAGGACGCCTTCTACGTGAAGGCGAAAAAGGAAGGGTACCGCTCGCGTGCCGCCTACAAGCTCCTGGAGTTCGCGGGAGCGGAGAAGGTCGTCGCGGCGGGAGATTTCGTGATCGACGCCGGGGCCGCGCCGGGGGGGTGGAGCCAGGTGCTTCTCCGCCTCGTGGGGAAGGGGGGGAAGGTGGCCGCGGTCGACATCCTCCCGATGGACCCGCTCCCGGGCGGAAACTTCCGCTTCTTCCCCCGGGATTTGGCGGACCGGGCGCTCATCGCCGAGATCGTCGCCTTTTTCGGGCGGAAAGCGGACGCGATCGTCTCGGACGCGGCGCCGAACACGACGGGAATCCCGTTCACCGACCAGGCCCGGTCGGCCGACCTCGTCCGTGCGGTCCTCGCCCTCGCAAGGGAAACGCTGCGCGAAGGGGGGACGTTCCTGGCCAAGATCTTCGAGGGGGCCGAAGCCGACGACGTGGTGAAAGATCTGAGGAGGTCGTTCGGCGAGGTCCGCAGGATCCGGCCTTCCGCGACCCGGAAGGAATCGTTCGAACTCTACCTGCTGGCACGCGGCTTCCGGGGGTCGTGA
- a CDS encoding polyprenyl synthetase family protein yields the protein MKGRGTDIDGVFRYLKDDLRKVEKALVSHLKSPVPLIPVVGRHITLSGGKRFRPAVLLLVAEACGYTGPRRIVMAVVTEYMHNATLLHDDVVDGGVMRRGKPAANIVFGNSVSILVGDFLFARASQLMTEDGDLDVLGIYARTLVSLSEGEVLQLMKSADRKITENDYLRVVFHKTASLIAAASETGAVLAGADAPLRQRMFEYGKSVGIAFQLVDDVLDYVGSEKELGKRPLQDVREGKITLPLIHALREAGDGDLRKTGEILDRRKFSEREVSFLAGMVERNGGLAYTRRKARSFVERGKGFLASLPASPARDGLASLSDYIVSRTR from the coding sequence ATGAAAGGAAGAGGGACGGACATCGACGGCGTCTTCCGGTATCTGAAGGACGATCTCCGCAAGGTGGAGAAGGCGCTCGTCTCCCATCTCAAGTCCCCCGTCCCCCTGATCCCCGTCGTCGGCAGGCACATCACCCTGTCCGGGGGGAAGAGGTTCCGCCCCGCGGTGCTCCTCCTCGTCGCGGAGGCGTGCGGCTACACCGGGCCGCGCCGGATCGTCATGGCGGTCGTGACCGAGTACATGCACAACGCGACGCTTCTGCACGACGACGTGGTGGACGGCGGGGTGATGCGGCGCGGCAAGCCGGCGGCGAACATCGTCTTCGGGAATTCCGTGAGCATCCTCGTGGGGGATTTCCTCTTCGCGCGCGCCTCGCAGCTCATGACCGAGGACGGCGATCTCGACGTGCTGGGGATCTACGCCCGGACGCTCGTCTCCCTCTCCGAGGGGGAGGTGCTCCAACTCATGAAGTCCGCCGACCGGAAGATCACGGAGAACGACTATCTTCGGGTCGTCTTCCACAAGACGGCGTCGCTCATCGCCGCCGCGAGCGAGACGGGAGCCGTCCTGGCGGGCGCCGACGCCCCCCTGCGGCAGCGGATGTTCGAGTACGGCAAGTCGGTCGGGATCGCCTTCCAGCTCGTGGACGACGTCCTCGATTACGTCGGATCCGAGAAGGAGCTGGGGAAGAGGCCCCTCCAGGACGTGCGGGAAGGGAAGATCACGCTGCCGCTCATCCACGCGCTGCGGGAGGCGGGGGACGGCGACCTGCGAAAGACGGGGGAGATCCTGGACCGGAGGAAATTCTCCGAACGGGAGGTCTCCTTCCTGGCCGGCATGGTCGAGAGGAACGGGGGGCTGGCGTACACGAGGCGCAAGGCGCGATCCTTCGTGGAGCGGGGGAAGGGTTTCCTTGCCTCCCTCCCGGCGTCTCCGGCCCGCGACGGACTGGCGTCCCTGTCGGACTACATCGTTTCCCGCACCCGCTGA